A single region of the Rhizobium sp. ARZ01 genome encodes:
- a CDS encoding GNAT family N-acetyltransferase: MALTDYFIRKPEFEIFPIEAGDRGVAASLHKARFARAWSDGEFHSLLAQDTVFGFVAWQVNALTGRPAGGFVLARATAGEAEILTIGVDARFERGGLGWRLMQAALREARMRGADEIFLEVDEGNIAALKLYDKLGFAKVGERKAYYEGAGGRSTALVMRRVLR, encoded by the coding sequence TTCATTCGCAAACCCGAGTTCGAAATCTTCCCAATCGAGGCGGGCGATCGCGGTGTGGCGGCAAGCCTGCACAAGGCGCGTTTCGCCCGCGCCTGGAGCGATGGCGAATTCCATTCGCTGCTCGCCCAGGACACGGTGTTCGGCTTCGTCGCCTGGCAGGTGAACGCCCTGACGGGCCGCCCTGCCGGCGGTTTCGTGCTGGCGCGAGCGACGGCGGGCGAGGCCGAAATCCTGACGATTGGCGTTGATGCACGTTTCGAGCGGGGCGGCCTTGGATGGCGCCTCATGCAGGCGGCGCTGCGTGAGGCGCGCATGCGCGGCGCAGACGAGATCTTTCTCGAAGTGGATGAGGGCAACATTGCCGCTCTCAAGCTCTACGACAAGCTCGGCTTTGCCAAGGTCGGTGAACGAAAAGCCTATTACGAAGGGGCCGGCGGACGGTCCACGGCGCTTGTCATGCGGCGCGTTCTTCGCTAG